In a genomic window of Scyliorhinus torazame isolate Kashiwa2021f chromosome 5, sScyTor2.1, whole genome shotgun sequence:
- the msna gene encoding moesin a — protein sequence MPKTINVRVTTMDAELEFAIQPNTTGKQLFDQVVKTIGLREVWFFGLQYQDTKGFSTWLKLNKKVTQQDVRKESPLLFKFRAKFFPEDVSEELIQEITQRLFFLQVKEGILNDDIYCPPETAVLLASYAVQVKYGDFNKDAHKTGYLSNDRLLPQRVLEQHKLNKEQWEDRIQIWHEEHRGMIREDAMMEYLKIAQDLEMYGVNYFNIKNKKGSELWLGVDALGLNIYEHDDRLTPKIGFPWSEIRNISFNDKKFIIKPIDKKAPDFIFYAPRLRINKRILALCMGNHELYMRRRKPDTIEVQQMKAQAREEKHQKQLERAQLENERKKREQAEKERENIEREKDELMERLKQIEEQTQKAQKELEQQTRKALELDQERKTAQEEAERLEQERRSAEETKAALFEQSKNQMKNQEDLAAELEHLTSKINILEETKKKKEEEASEWQQKAAVAQNDLEKTKEELKLATAAPPIQVTILQAENEHADEQDENSAEASAELISEGTVQDRSEEERLTEAEKNQRVQKQLQALTSELAQARDETKKTRNDLLHAENMKAGRDKYKTLRQIRQGNTKQRIDEFESM from the exons GTCGTGAAGACCATTGGGCTTCGTGAGGTCTGGTTCTTTGGACTTCAGTATCAAGATACAAAGGGCTTCTCTACCTGGCTGAAACTCAACAAAAAG GTAACTCAGCAAGATGTTCGAAAGGAATCTCCACTGCTTTTCAAGTTTAGAGCAAAATTCTTTCCAGAAGATGTATCTGAGGAACTCATTCAGGAGATAACGCAGCGCCTCTTCTTTCTACAAGTGAAAGAGGGCATTCTGAACGATGACATCTACTGCCCCCCAGAGACTGCAGTGCTATTGGCTTCTTATGCTGTGCAGGTCAAATATGGAGATTTCAATAAAGATGCCCACAAAACAGGCTATTTGTCAAATGACCGTCTACTTCCACAGCG TGTCCTGGAACAGCACAAGTTAAACAAAGAGCAATGGGAGGATCGGATCCAGATCTGGCATGAAGAGCACCGAGGGATGATCAG GGAGGATGCTATGATGGAATATCTGAAGATTGCTCAAGATCTTGAAATGTATGGTGTTAACTACTTCAACATCAAAAACAAAAAAGGCTCTGAACTGTGGCTTGGAGTCGACGCTCTTGGATTGAACATCTATGAACATGATGATCG GTTGACACCCAAGATTGGGTTCCCATGGAGTGAAATCCGAAACATTTCATTTAATGACAAGAAATTTATTATCAAACCGATTGATAAGAAAGCACCA GATTTCATATTCTATGCACCTCGTCTCCGCATTAACAAACGTATCCTGGCATTGTGCATGGGGAACCATGAACTGTATATGCGCAGACGTAAGCCAGATACCATTGAAGTCCAGCAGATGAAGGCTCAGGCTAGAGAAGAGAAACATCAGAAACAGCTGGAAAG AGCACAGCTAGAAAATGAGAGAAAGAAGAGAGAGCaagcggagaaagagagagagaatatagaacgTGAAAAGGATGAATTGATGGAGAGGCTGAAGCAGATCGAAGAACAGACTCAAAAAGCCCAAAAAG AACTGGAACAACAAACTCGCAAAGCACTGGAGCTGGATCAAGAGAGGAAAACTGCCCAGGAGGAAGCTGAACGACTGGAACAAGAGCGTAGGTCTGCAGAGGAAACCAAGGCTGCCTTATTTGAGCAGTCCAAAAATCAGATGAAAAATCAGGAGGACCTG GCTGCTGAACTTGAACATCTCACTTCCAAAATAAATATATTAGAGGAAACCAAGAAGAAGAAGGAAGAGGAGGCCTCTGAGTGGCAGCAGAAG GCTGCAGTAGCACAAAATGATCTGGAAAAGACCAAAGAGGAACTTAAATTAGCCACAGCAGCCCCACCCATCCAAGTGACCATCCTGCAAGCGGAGAATGAGCATGCTGATGAGCAGGATGAGAATAGTGCAGAGGCTAGTGCTGAACTCATTTCGGAGGGAACCGTTCAAGATCGCAGTGAGGAAGAGAGGTTGACTGAGGCAGAGAAAAACCAACGTGTACAGAAGCAGCTACAG GCATTGACTTCTGAGCTGGCCCAGGCACGCGATGAGACCAAGAAAACGCGGAATGACCTGCTACATGCCGAGAACATGAAGGCAGGACGAGACAAATACAAAACCCTGAGACAGATTCGACAGGGCAACACCAAGCAGCGGATTGATGAATTTGAATCCATGTAA